A window from Chryseobacterium vaccae encodes these proteins:
- a CDS encoding four helix bundle protein, producing the protein MSFKFEKLVIWQKSMNFAEQIFSLTLNFPKDEIFNLASQIRRASDSIALNISEGSILQSNKEFKKFLGYSIRSLAETVTCLYKAKNRKYIS; encoded by the coding sequence ATGAGTTTCAAATTTGAGAAATTGGTGATTTGGCAGAAGTCAATGAATTTTGCAGAACAGATTTTTAGTTTGACTTTGAACTTTCCCAAAGATGAAATTTTTAATCTGGCATCACAAATACGAAGAGCATCTGATTCTATTGCACTTAATATTTCTGAAGGCAGTATTTTGCAGTCGAACAAAGAATTTAAAAAATTTCTCGGTTATTCTATCCGTTCTCTAGCTGAAACCGTAACATGTCTGTATAAAGCAAAAAATAGAAAATATATTTCATAA
- a CDS encoding GIN domain-containing protein — protein sequence MKKILYTSLLIVAVSCGKVSPKGTIEKKDVEVSEFVNLDLEGKFRVFYARGPKNFVEIETYPNVASNLDVDVKDKTLSIKEKRGTKGVDFYNVTIYSKYNLEKVAVSDSVEMNISSEIKTDNFRLNLKNNATFMGSVNTRRAEVEMHNRSRANFLGLTKEAVIKISDTASLIAPYWKITNLNIDSKNGNYAEVNVKDSLKGHIQNTAKFIYYNNPIRAFKIDKSTRVENKKLE from the coding sequence ATGAAGAAAATATTGTACACATCCCTGCTTATTGTGGCGGTTTCCTGCGGAAAAGTTTCTCCAAAAGGAACCATTGAAAAGAAAGATGTGGAAGTTTCAGAATTTGTAAATCTGGATCTTGAAGGGAAATTCCGTGTATTTTATGCCAGAGGGCCTAAGAATTTTGTAGAGATAGAAACCTATCCTAACGTAGCCTCCAATTTAGATGTGGATGTGAAAGATAAAACGCTTTCCATCAAAGAGAAGAGAGGTACAAAAGGGGTAGATTTTTATAACGTAACCATTTATTCAAAATATAACCTTGAAAAAGTAGCCGTTTCAGACTCTGTTGAAATGAATATTTCAAGCGAAATTAAGACCGATAACTTCAGACTTAATCTGAAAAATAACGCTACATTTATGGGATCGGTGAATACAAGAAGAGCAGAAGTGGAGATGCACAACAGAAGCAGGGCCAACTTTCTTGGTCTGACTAAGGAAGCAGTGATAAAAATTTCCGATACCGCAAGCTTAATCGCTCCTTACTGGAAAATCACGAATCTGAACATCGACTCTAAAAACGGAAACTATGCTGAGGTGAATGTAAAAGATTCGTTAAAAGGACATATTCAGAACACCGCAAAGTTTATCTATTATAACAATCCGATCAGAGCATTTAAAATTGATAAGTCAACCCGAGTAGAAAATAAAAAATTAGAGTAA
- a CDS encoding DUF3667 domain-containing protein, with amino-acid sequence MSKKSCLNCGHKIYDEFCPHCGQKSDTGRITTRTLIKSDILGSIWHIETRFFNTVKDILFRPGKTAMDYISGKRVRYYNFLSLLLILFSFNVLGLHFYEKLAPPETLAEDSQVKSFFSNYSKTILFVIIPMLAFNAFFLFKRIKLNIAEHFIIGTVSLLGILILFLLNDIVSLIGLWKPVTKIFDVLDKILFALFILFPAVTYWNAFKNSYSKPGLLWRTAVLYVLMGVESLAIVMILYRIF; translated from the coding sequence ATGAGCAAAAAAAGCTGTCTGAATTGCGGTCATAAAATCTACGATGAGTTTTGCCCTCATTGCGGACAGAAGTCGGATACAGGAAGAATAACAACCCGCACACTCATCAAAAGCGATATTCTGGGTTCAATCTGGCACATAGAAACCCGATTCTTCAATACCGTAAAAGACATTTTGTTCAGACCCGGAAAAACAGCAATGGATTATATCTCAGGAAAAAGGGTCAGGTACTACAATTTTCTTTCGTTGCTGCTGATTCTTTTCAGTTTCAACGTCCTTGGGCTTCACTTCTATGAAAAATTAGCACCGCCGGAAACCCTGGCCGAAGATTCGCAGGTAAAATCATTTTTCTCAAACTATTCCAAAACAATACTTTTTGTTATCATTCCGATGCTGGCCTTCAATGCTTTTTTTCTTTTCAAAAGAATAAAATTGAACATTGCCGAGCATTTTATCATTGGAACAGTAAGCCTTTTAGGAATTTTAATCCTATTTTTGTTAAATGATATTGTAAGTCTCATCGGGCTGTGGAAGCCTGTGACTAAGATTTTTGATGTCCTGGACAAGATTTTATTTGCTCTTTTTATTCTGTTTCCGGCAGTTACCTATTGGAATGCTTTTAAAAATTCATATTCAAAACCGGGCCTGCTATGGAGAACAGCAGTTCTTTATGTTCTGATGGGAGTAGAAAGTCTTGCTATTGTAATGATTTTATATAGAATATTTTAA
- a CDS encoding DUF2931 family protein, with product MKILLINLLCGILLLQSCSKGDKQMNIENKKDFSYAVTFSAATGFTAEVHEGYLGDENKKLISGVPKGGMEDGPWQYDGAKAGQGGNIIPSYIDLTYVAYAEKKFYRVEGVLPKDKILEEFKKGFLIQEGLDENGNAKWIQGTYTEIAIGAAPGGVIIVWLSGNHHRTEICRLQAKETTVDVNDFYDNPHNRTQQGFFEELYKISIPDSIKTEIEKTGIPYGLWDKYREKYNYRFKLHPYDEKDTFVQIYRLNYNGESEYLIGAKAAEVYKKDAIPYNVIFMMQKYSAEIGFNDEELMKIFENFKEKHSGKPIDIVLVPSFMYKDIKVYAECDGEKVELKKVKIVEIWGG from the coding sequence ATGAAAATACTATTAATCAATCTGCTGTGTGGGATACTCTTATTACAAAGCTGCAGCAAAGGAGACAAACAAATGAATATAGAAAATAAAAAAGATTTTTCCTATGCTGTAACATTTTCAGCAGCCACCGGTTTTACAGCGGAAGTACATGAAGGTTATCTGGGTGATGAAAATAAGAAACTTATAAGTGGAGTTCCAAAAGGTGGAATGGAAGATGGACCGTGGCAGTATGATGGCGCAAAAGCAGGACAGGGAGGAAATATTATTCCATCTTACATTGATCTTACGTATGTTGCCTATGCAGAGAAAAAATTTTATAGAGTAGAAGGGGTTCTTCCCAAAGACAAAATTCTGGAAGAATTCAAAAAAGGTTTTTTAATTCAGGAAGGCCTGGATGAAAATGGAAATGCTAAATGGATTCAGGGAACTTATACTGAAATTGCAATTGGTGCCGCTCCTGGCGGTGTTATAATAGTATGGCTGTCAGGCAACCACCACAGAACAGAAATTTGTCGTCTGCAGGCTAAAGAGACCACTGTAGATGTCAATGATTTTTATGATAATCCACATAACAGGACCCAGCAGGGATTCTTTGAGGAATTATACAAGATTTCAATTCCTGACAGTATTAAAACTGAAATTGAAAAAACCGGAATTCCCTATGGGTTATGGGACAAATATAGGGAAAAGTATAATTACCGCTTTAAGCTTCATCCTTACGATGAGAAAGATACTTTTGTTCAAATTTATCGTTTGAATTATAATGGAGAATCAGAATACTTAATCGGTGCAAAAGCGGCTGAAGTATATAAAAAAGATGCAATACCTTATAATGTGATCTTTATGATGCAGAAGTATAGCGCAGAAATAGGATTTAATGATGAGGAGCTGATGAAAATATTTGAAAATTTCAAAGAAAAACATTCTGGAAAGCCTATAGATATTGTATTGGTTCCTTCATTTATGTATAAGGATATTAAGGTATATGCAGAATGTGATGGTGAAAAAGTAGAATTGAAAAAAGTAAAGATTGTTGAAATCTGGGGAGGGTAA
- a CDS encoding T6SS phospholipase effector Tle1-like catalytic domain-containing protein, which yields MVITGDTRPVAGTSCAYALTSGGKKVTTKEWKIEYGGKVLATSTSGAFKFNISLAGKTVKLTAIAVQNGKQSPYSINLTILAEKPKIVSVEWQDSNGKAIGKRKVGYLDKITLSIKTANIPKGDTLKISVYEDDTTGDRAMGTYTSSAVNERGYAFLYFKQLNLYQTKLNDADWVNESEHEYFVKIVYKNHIDQAEEKTQLVVENELKKHIDQPKPANNPLVVGKTEAQIKPKKRAVNFTFGVFIDGTLNNMYNTELRKKAEGKAQSDTTGLNRVILASTVYNKHGDADDQESSYENDLSNPAILFKKYNEDKGKKLFKVYTEGIGTNSAPRAQGVDLTADDYEDDDVMQGPGFGMGSAGIKDRVRKSIRDVREFISSNISPSNEVVGTIVFDVFGFSRGAAAARHFVHVVTQGAYKPKVTYSKETINARDMFGYSLDQSYAYKMMPAYGYLGQLLDEAKLMDEQMKVVIRFVGIYDTVPHYGIAQSNDNKQLGLDDVNRANYVVHMVAADEHRANFSLVNISSVTKTSPESCKKGGIELYYPGVHCDVGGAYEEGRPDNPKRIDATIFASSLEPLRSELIRQGWFKESELTIIQDPFYRPTINNFRLEGNRRKISNQYSYIPLHIMADFCNKKAVPINTTALLEFKNFKGNWITGNVQFLEAIKTRLENYSFKGGEPFVFVEPRVHNEPPIVYATNSPDAARYERERRMREYEGQAKLNAEADKKNEWIKFLRNNYLHWNSRYGQKASEIPVQKDHPNIENGKRKRIVY from the coding sequence ATGGTTATTACAGGAGATACACGCCCGGTTGCCGGGACAAGTTGTGCCTACGCACTTACTTCAGGAGGTAAAAAAGTTACCACAAAAGAATGGAAAATAGAATACGGAGGCAAGGTGCTGGCTACGAGTACCAGCGGCGCATTTAAGTTCAATATCAGTCTGGCTGGGAAAACCGTAAAACTGACTGCAATAGCTGTGCAAAATGGCAAACAGAGCCCTTATTCCATTAATCTGACCATCCTTGCAGAAAAACCTAAAATTGTGTCCGTAGAATGGCAGGATTCCAATGGAAAAGCTATTGGAAAACGAAAAGTGGGCTATCTGGATAAAATAACACTCAGCATAAAAACGGCCAATATTCCTAAAGGGGATACCCTCAAAATTTCTGTTTACGAAGACGATACTACGGGAGACCGCGCCATGGGAACCTATACAAGCAGTGCTGTTAATGAAAGAGGCTATGCGTTTCTATATTTCAAGCAACTGAATTTATACCAGACCAAACTGAATGACGCTGACTGGGTAAACGAAAGTGAACATGAATACTTTGTAAAAATAGTATACAAAAACCATATAGACCAGGCAGAAGAAAAAACGCAGCTGGTGGTAGAAAATGAACTGAAAAAACATATTGACCAGCCCAAACCAGCCAATAATCCTTTAGTGGTAGGAAAGACCGAGGCTCAGATAAAACCTAAGAAGAGGGCTGTTAATTTTACATTTGGAGTGTTTATAGATGGAACACTGAATAATATGTATAATACAGAGCTTAGAAAAAAAGCAGAAGGAAAAGCGCAATCTGACACAACCGGTCTTAATAGAGTAATTCTGGCAAGTACTGTATATAATAAACATGGAGATGCTGATGATCAGGAAAGTAGTTATGAAAATGATCTTTCAAATCCAGCAATCTTATTTAAAAAGTATAATGAGGATAAAGGTAAAAAATTATTTAAGGTTTACACAGAAGGGATAGGGACAAACTCAGCTCCAAGAGCGCAAGGAGTAGATCTTACAGCTGACGATTATGAAGATGATGATGTTATGCAAGGCCCAGGTTTTGGAATGGGAAGTGCTGGAATTAAAGACAGAGTAAGAAAATCTATTCGGGATGTAAGAGAATTTATATCATCTAATATTTCACCAAGCAACGAAGTTGTAGGAACAATAGTTTTTGATGTATTTGGATTTAGTAGGGGAGCAGCGGCAGCACGCCATTTTGTACATGTTGTTACACAGGGTGCCTACAAACCCAAAGTGACTTATAGTAAAGAGACTATCAATGCCCGGGATATGTTTGGTTATAGCCTTGATCAGTCTTATGCTTACAAAATGATGCCGGCATATGGATATCTCGGACAGTTGCTTGATGAAGCAAAGCTTATGGATGAGCAGATGAAAGTTGTAATCCGTTTTGTCGGAATTTATGATACAGTACCACATTACGGTATTGCCCAGTCTAATGATAATAAGCAGCTTGGGCTGGATGATGTAAATAGGGCTAATTATGTAGTACACATGGTAGCAGCAGATGAGCATCGTGCCAATTTTAGCTTGGTTAATATTTCGTCCGTTACCAAAACATCTCCAGAAAGTTGTAAAAAAGGAGGAATAGAATTATATTATCCGGGAGTTCACTGTGATGTAGGAGGAGCTTATGAAGAAGGCCGTCCGGATAATCCTAAAAGGATAGATGCGACGATATTTGCAAGCAGTCTGGAACCTTTACGGTCTGAACTGATCAGACAGGGCTGGTTTAAAGAAAGTGAACTTACTATTATTCAGGATCCTTTTTACAGACCTACCATTAATAATTTCCGTTTGGAAGGAAACAGGAGAAAAATCAGTAACCAGTACAGCTATATTCCTCTGCATATCATGGCTGATTTCTGTAATAAGAAAGCAGTTCCTATTAATACGACAGCCTTATTAGAATTTAAAAACTTCAAAGGGAACTGGATTACTGGAAATGTTCAGTTCTTAGAAGCCATTAAGACCAGATTAGAAAACTATTCTTTCAAAGGAGGAGAACCTTTTGTATTTGTTGAGCCGCGTGTTCATAATGAACCACCTATTGTATATGCAACAAACAGTCCGGATGCAGCCCGGTATGAAAGAGAAAGAAGGATGCGTGAATATGAAGGACAGGCAAAACTGAATGCAGAAGCTGACAAAAAGAATGAATGGATTAAATTCCTTCGTAATAATTATTTGCATTGGAACTCAAGATATGGACAAAAAGCCTCTGAAATTCCTGTTCAGAAAGATCATCCTAATATAGAAAATGGAAAAAGGAAAAGAATTGTGTACTAA
- a CDS encoding DUF4280 domain-containing protein, translating to MSEKHLVCQGAICKCQFGTAPDKLMVKTQSKRYINDKDGSEKLMATHVDIGTTFEKNTFGSCAKMNNNPCTPTVTKWDGYYDKITVEDNGGNALLEDSKATCAISGTPSIEIIFHGQTAEPTQQNVDNVRPEVAAQLLPAEEDNTEYIYYTKEGLYLGGLEKSAKIYLATQEEYDKVKADKKWSGINIEKSLLKEKEAAITNEKFVEKASTIYGESSAYRGNVEMETELENEMLAIACVHKINKVAYGVNSKQAVLFRNTKIAERNETKKQLAVAAIIRSLTTDEDPSNGATMWDGAEQAAFPATDDRYSTGKFEIHMNTMGWTISDAHHTKWQTGVERLGATFNAPKEKYTPGKNPNNKYATEGTIALESRAVFLGTIFWKELKTRKKKPAEQKKPNEKKKPNEKKK from the coding sequence ATGAGTGAGAAACATTTGGTTTGCCAGGGTGCCATCTGTAAGTGCCAGTTCGGAACAGCTCCGGATAAGCTTATGGTAAAGACTCAGAGCAAACGCTACATCAACGATAAAGACGGCAGCGAAAAATTAATGGCCACTCACGTGGACATCGGGACAACTTTTGAAAAAAATACCTTCGGAAGCTGTGCTAAAATGAATAACAATCCCTGTACACCTACAGTGACAAAATGGGATGGTTATTATGACAAAATCACAGTGGAAGACAATGGCGGAAATGCTCTTCTTGAAGACAGTAAAGCCACCTGTGCCATCAGCGGAACTCCGAGTATAGAAATTATATTCCATGGACAAACCGCAGAACCCACCCAGCAGAATGTGGATAACGTACGTCCTGAAGTGGCCGCACAGCTGTTACCTGCAGAAGAAGATAATACCGAGTATATCTATTATACCAAAGAAGGATTATATCTGGGCGGCTTAGAGAAAAGCGCCAAAATATATCTGGCTACGCAGGAGGAATATGATAAAGTAAAGGCAGATAAGAAATGGTCGGGAATTAATATTGAAAAGAGTCTGTTAAAAGAAAAAGAAGCCGCTATTACTAATGAAAAGTTTGTTGAAAAAGCATCCACCATATACGGAGAAAGTTCAGCATACAGAGGTAATGTTGAAATGGAAACAGAGCTTGAAAACGAAATGCTTGCCATAGCCTGTGTTCATAAAATCAATAAAGTGGCTTATGGGGTTAACAGCAAGCAGGCTGTTTTATTCAGAAATACAAAAATTGCAGAACGCAATGAGACGAAGAAACAGTTAGCCGTAGCGGCTATCATCCGTTCATTAACTACAGATGAAGATCCGAGTAACGGAGCGACTATGTGGGATGGAGCCGAACAGGCAGCTTTTCCGGCTACTGACGACAGATATTCAACAGGGAAGTTTGAAATCCATATGAATACCATGGGATGGACGATTTCAGATGCGCATCACACCAAATGGCAGACAGGAGTTGAAAGACTGGGAGCCACCTTTAATGCACCCAAAGAAAAATATACTCCGGGCAAAAATCCTAACAATAAATATGCAACTGAAGGTACCATTGCTCTGGAATCAAGGGCGGTATTTTTAGGAACTATTTTTTGGAAAGAATTAAAAACAAGAAAGAAGAAACCCGCTGAACAAAAGAAACCTAATGAAAAAAAGAAACCCAATGAGAAAAAGAAATAA
- a CDS encoding WD40 repeat domain-containing protein yields the protein MNIDYEIYYSHPSISKDGCLEAVGEKTLTLLNTETGKKVISFSGHTHGINCSDFSHDGKYVLSGSGDNWSPYDFTVRIWDIGSGKMFAKFKSNYAGIIDAKFAPDNEHVLILDHDHIFYRYSISQKKVIHTQRPKCLVLPTKGSSVVKDGRIIIHKELIASLIDNNLVFWDWNSGVIKHKLDGVYGLGKITFNENECTVIFNNEKYSFSL from the coding sequence ATGAATATCGATTATGAAATTTATTATTCACATCCAAGTATAAGTAAAGACGGATGCCTTGAAGCTGTAGGAGAAAAAACACTTACGCTCTTAAATACCGAAACCGGCAAGAAAGTTATTTCTTTTAGCGGGCATACACATGGGATTAATTGCTCGGACTTTTCTCATGATGGTAAATATGTACTGAGCGGATCCGGAGATAATTGGTCTCCATACGACTTTACAGTAAGAATATGGGATATCGGCAGTGGTAAAATGTTCGCTAAATTTAAAAGTAATTATGCCGGAATTATTGATGCTAAATTTGCTCCCGATAACGAACATGTGCTGATATTGGATCATGATCATATTTTTTACAGATATTCCATTTCTCAAAAAAAAGTAATTCATACACAGAGACCCAAATGTTTAGTTTTGCCCACAAAAGGCAGCTCTGTAGTTAAAGATGGAAGAATTATTATCCACAAAGAACTTATAGCATCGCTTATTGATAACAATCTTGTTTTTTGGGATTGGAATTCCGGAGTCATTAAACATAAGTTAGACGGAGTATATGGGTTGGGGAAAATAACATTTAATGAAAACGAATGTACTGTGATTTTTAATAATGAAAAGTACAGTTTTAGCCTTTAG
- a CDS encoding ankyrin repeat domain-containing protein has protein sequence MNAKQAKEILENRFIESKDEMLFEFITDKEVFEALLLNGISPNSSDNSFKKPILSIAYTRNEYNSFKLLLDHGADPNIEMETYYSSEMKWPLVFSMVSCYPQDKRFFKKIVKHDVNFDALDVNKNNSLLHASLLASSPSVEMVEFLLSKGVDRTLKNNDGFTAMDIAQKRYESYSSWSEELQEKCAIIIELLKQ, from the coding sequence ATGAATGCAAAGCAAGCTAAGGAAATCCTGGAAAATCGATTTATAGAGTCAAAAGATGAAATGTTATTTGAATTTATTACGGATAAAGAAGTTTTTGAAGCATTGTTGTTGAACGGGATTTCTCCAAATAGTTCTGATAATTCTTTTAAAAAACCAATATTAAGCATTGCCTATACCAGAAATGAATATAACTCGTTTAAATTACTGTTAGATCATGGGGCTGATCCTAACATAGAAATGGAGACATATTATTCATCTGAGATGAAGTGGCCCCTTGTTTTTTCAATGGTGAGCTGTTATCCTCAAGATAAAAGATTTTTTAAAAAGATCGTTAAACACGATGTTAATTTTGATGCTTTGGATGTAAATAAAAATAATTCATTACTCCATGCAAGTCTGCTGGCCTCATCCCCATCTGTAGAAATGGTTGAATTTTTATTAAGCAAAGGGGTTGATCGTACTCTTAAAAATAATGATGGATTTACAGCAATGGATATTGCCCAAAAACGATATGAATCTTATTCTTCCTGGAGCGAGGAACTGCAGGAAAAATGTGCAATTATCATTGAACTTTTAAAACAATAA
- a CDS encoding glycosyltransferase family 2 protein produces the protein MNLSIVIPLLNEEDSLEELFSRIDNVCRTASLSYEIWFVDDGSTDLSWSIIENLKIQHPQIHGIKFSRNYGKSQALHAAFERAHGDVVITMDADLQDFPEEIPELYKMVVEDNYDIVSGWKKKRFDNVMTKNVPSKLFNAAARKVSGVYLHDFNCGLKAYKKQVVKSIDVYGDMHRYIPVLAANAGFRRITEKEVQHQARPYGTSKFGTERFIRGFLDLVTLWFVSRFGGRPMHFFGAVGTLMFIVGFLSALWLGISKLIDVARGIYGHLITNNPWFYIALTMMMMGTLLFIAGFLGEMIIRTNREHKNYNIDEVI, from the coding sequence ATGAATTTATCTATAGTTATTCCGTTACTTAACGAGGAAGACTCTCTGGAAGAGCTTTTTTCAAGAATCGATAATGTCTGCAGAACAGCCTCTCTTTCTTATGAGATCTGGTTTGTAGACGACGGAAGTACAGATTTGTCGTGGAGCATCATTGAGAATTTAAAAATACAGCATCCTCAGATCCACGGAATTAAGTTTTCCAGAAATTACGGGAAATCACAGGCGCTTCATGCTGCCTTCGAAAGAGCCCACGGAGACGTGGTGATTACCATGGATGCTGACCTTCAGGACTTTCCGGAAGAAATTCCCGAGCTTTATAAAATGGTGGTTGAAGACAATTATGACATCGTTTCAGGCTGGAAAAAGAAGCGTTTTGATAATGTCATGACGAAAAATGTACCGTCAAAACTGTTCAATGCGGCGGCCAGAAAAGTTTCAGGAGTCTATCTTCACGATTTTAACTGTGGCCTGAAAGCGTATAAAAAACAAGTAGTAAAATCCATTGATGTATATGGAGATATGCACCGCTACATTCCGGTACTCGCTGCCAATGCAGGATTCAGAAGAATTACAGAGAAAGAAGTTCAGCATCAGGCAAGACCTTACGGAACCTCAAAATTCGGAACAGAAAGATTCATCAGAGGTTTTCTGGATCTGGTAACCCTTTGGTTTGTAAGCCGCTTTGGAGGAAGGCCTATGCACTTTTTCGGAGCAGTGGGAACTTTGATGTTTATTGTAGGATTTCTTTCAGCACTTTGGCTGGGGATTTCAAAACTGATTGATGTAGCCAGAGGAATTTACGGACATCTGATTACCAATAACCCATGGTTCTATATTGCACTGACGATGATGATGATGGGAACATTGCTGTTTATAGCGGGATTCCTGGGAGAAATGATCATCAGAACGAACAGGGAGCATAAAAATTACAATATTGATGAAGTGATTTAA
- a CDS encoding DUF4199 domain-containing protein, with the protein MTKSPSTLGILLFIATMIIFFVAYFFFSGINYFDTSLKINAFVLPLLYAGGAFWSVKSFWNKNKVVKFKDAFKRAFVPMFIGGILSIFCIYSFLNFVDTDAKKLLNYQYVQRQKTELDTEYNSARKILKHQKDIDELDQKYKERLPSFSPEAVKGKDMLTASHFSGYFAAILIFYVVLSVFFGAFFRTRTVYEEPTIKE; encoded by the coding sequence ATGACGAAAAGTCCATCAACACTAGGAATTTTACTTTTTATCGCTACAATGATCATATTTTTTGTAGCCTATTTCTTCTTTTCAGGAATCAACTATTTTGATACGTCTTTGAAAATCAATGCTTTTGTTCTTCCTCTTTTGTATGCAGGAGGAGCCTTCTGGTCTGTGAAATCTTTCTGGAATAAAAATAAAGTAGTTAAATTTAAAGATGCTTTCAAAAGAGCTTTCGTTCCGATGTTTATTGGAGGAATTCTTTCTATTTTCTGTATTTATTCATTCCTGAATTTTGTAGACACAGATGCCAAAAAGCTGCTGAACTATCAGTATGTGCAGAGGCAAAAAACAGAATTGGATACAGAATATAATTCTGCAAGAAAGATCCTGAAGCATCAGAAAGACATTGACGAACTGGATCAGAAGTACAAAGAAAGACTTCCTAGTTTCTCTCCGGAAGCCGTAAAGGGAAAAGATATGCTTACCGCAAGTCATTTTTCAGGATATTTTGCCGCAATTCTTATATTTTACGTAGTTTTGTCGGTATTTTTCGGAGCATTCTTCAGAACAAGAACTGTGTACGAAGAACCAACAATCAAAGAATAA
- a CDS encoding metal-dependent hydrolase produces the protein MKIQFLGQNCFLFTYKDKTILSDPFYNYKKAESGFDISAQKIDYILLTHAHGDHIADVEEVLQHHPEATIIAVPEICGYFKTAKNTDDVNLGGSAKIDDLKISMVPAHHTSSFPDGSYGGVPVGYIFRLPEGKNIYMAGDTGVMADMELFPRLFGNIDLSILPIGSHYTMCPRKAAFAAAELLKTPKVIGCHFDTFPAIEINHENALKHFADKNVELVLPKLGEEFEF, from the coding sequence ATGAAAATACAATTCTTAGGACAAAACTGTTTTTTGTTCACGTACAAAGACAAAACCATTCTGAGTGACCCCTTTTACAACTATAAAAAAGCGGAATCAGGGTTTGATATCTCTGCTCAGAAAATCGATTATATCCTGCTTACCCATGCGCACGGTGATCATATTGCAGATGTAGAGGAAGTCCTTCAGCATCATCCTGAAGCCACCATTATTGCAGTTCCGGAAATCTGCGGATACTTTAAGACAGCAAAAAATACAGACGATGTGAACCTCGGAGGGTCAGCAAAAATCGACGATCTTAAAATTTCCATGGTTCCGGCTCACCACACGAGTTCTTTTCCGGATGGAAGCTACGGAGGCGTTCCTGTAGGATATATTTTCAGACTGCCTGAAGGCAAGAACATCTATATGGCGGGAGATACCGGTGTAATGGCTGATATGGAGCTGTTCCCAAGACTTTTCGGGAATATTGATCTTTCTATCCTTCCCATCGGAAGCCATTATACCATGTGCCCGAGAAAAGCAGCTTTTGCCGCCGCAGAATTATTAAAAACTCCAAAAGTAATAGGATGTCATTTTGATACATTCCCTGCTATTGAAATCAATCATGAAAATGCATTAAAGCATTTTGCAGATAAAAATGTAGAACTTGTATTGCCAAAACTGGGTGAAGAGTTCGAATTTTAA
- a CDS encoding SRPBCC family protein: protein MSSSIYVEAQMLIRKPVDDVFEAFINPAVTTHFWFTKSTGKLEEGKTVTWEWEMYGVSSDVKTLQIIPNQLIKTIWGDPSTNVDYEFRVMEKGTLVVIKSYGFSQTGEELLRQVNDNTGGFTTVLDGCKAYLEHGINLNLIEDKFPQQ, encoded by the coding sequence ATGAGTTCTAGTATCTATGTTGAAGCTCAAATGCTTATCAGAAAACCGGTTGATGATGTCTTCGAAGCATTTATCAACCCTGCAGTAACTACTCATTTCTGGTTTACAAAATCTACCGGGAAATTAGAAGAAGGTAAAACAGTGACTTGGGAATGGGAAATGTATGGAGTATCATCTGATGTAAAGACCCTTCAGATTATCCCGAACCAGCTGATTAAAACCATCTGGGGAGATCCTTCAACGAATGTAGACTACGAATTCCGTGTAATGGAAAAAGGAACCCTTGTTGTGATTAAAAGCTATGGATTCAGCCAGACCGGTGAAGAACTTCTAAGGCAGGTCAATGACAATACAGGAGGATTTACTACAGTTTTAGACGGTTGTAAGGCTTATCTGGAACACGGGATCAACCTGAATCTTATAGAGGATAAATTTCCGCAGCAATAA